One part of the Haliotis asinina isolate JCU_RB_2024 chromosome 2, JCU_Hal_asi_v2, whole genome shotgun sequence genome encodes these proteins:
- the LOC137271855 gene encoding cytochrome P450 1A1-like, whose amino-acid sequence MSEEVHDFPNCLVTVFDFSTLFTFLLTCLIIFTFRKFCVASGINVLPGPWCLPLVGYFPFLGEKAHLTLTRLGNRYGPAFRLSLGMSEVIVINSRQLAKEALVGKGDDFADRPRLKLLSILPTNATYSLHPFDELGQTFEDISETFPETVSKGVFLSMNAIFGAVTFPPLSVLVEAFRLVAVYPDVQQRVRKEIHSVVSSDQRPGWQDRSSLPFPEAVLLETLRFRPPDTVMLPHSTLRNTSLHGYDIKKGTIVLFNIHAMNFDQTDWHRPEEFLPERFLDCNGKVDQGSRSKLMSFSVGKRKCIGEAFGKMELFLFFIGLLQKCEFIQRYSETDSSTISNNIMELNGGRNFGFAAKISDGDYHGEMDGPVFGGLFEHEL is encoded by the exons ATGTCTGAAGAGGTTCACGACTTTCCAAATTGCCTTGTAACGGTGTTCGACTTCTCTACGTTATTCACGTTCCTTCTTACCTGCCTTATCATCTTCACCTTCAGAAAGTTCTGCGTGGCTTCTGGAATCAACGTGCTTCCTGGCCCCTGGTGTCTACCTCTAGTAGGATATTTCCCCTTCCTGGGAGAGAAAGCTCACTTAACACTGACACGACTGGGCAATAGATATGGCCCTGCTTTCCGTCTGTCGCTTGGGATGAGCGAAGTCATTGTGATCAACTCCCGACAGCTAGCCAAAGAGGCCCTCGTCGGGAAAGGAGATGATTTTGCAGACAGACCACGCTTAAAACTTCTAAGTATCTTGCCGACGAATGCAACGTACTCATTGCATCCATTTGATGAG CTTGGTCAAACATTTGAGGACATTTCAGAAACGTTTCCAGAAACTGTATCAAAAGGGGTTTTCCTGTCAATGAATGCAATATTTGGTGCAGTTACATTTCCCCCTCTGAGTGTTCTTGTAGAAGCATTTCGTCTGGTGGCAGTGTATCCAGATGTCCAGCAGAGAGTTAGAAAGGAGATACATTCAGTCGTAAGCAGTGACCAACGTCCAGGTTGGCAGGACCGCTCCAGTCTGCCCTTCCCTGAAGCCGTTCTCTTGGAGACTCTCCGATTCAGGCCCCCCGATACCGTGATGTTACCACATTCGACTCTTCGCAATACCTCTCTCCATGGCTATGACATCAAGAAAGGAACAATAGTTCTCTTCAATATTCATGCCATGAATTTTGACCAAACAGATTGGCACAGGCCAGAAGAATTCCTGCCGGAGAGGTTTCTTGACTGCAATGGTAAGGTTGATCAAGGTTCTCGCAGCAAGTTGATGTCTTTTTCGGTAGGAAAGAGAAAATGTATAGGGGAAGCATTTGGGAAGATGGagctgtttttattttttataggGCTGCTTCAAAAGTGTGAATTTATCCAACGTTATTCTGAGACTGATTCATCAACGATATCGAACAATATAATG GAACTGAATGGGGGCCGTAACTTTGGTTTTGCAGCCAAGATATCTGATGGTGATTACCATGGCGAAATGGATGGGCCGGTATTTGGGGGTTTGTTCGAACATGAGCTTTAA
- the LOC137273833 gene encoding E3 ubiquitin-protein ligase TRIM56-like, which produces MSSLHRPKVQSIPETGHHHNCLSGEENMSKSNLHALYTTCIENLDALSGQKIGQPVDCSCCELKSDEEPKCKDCSEASCPPCRTGTRSSTRACSDSAVPQKDRKGLPHERGSCCVSVPCLDHPGSIYKYVCETCIIPACPECVHGHHSDNTCTVHPLENTLSMRENNLQESTINMDRILSSLSSSIACLDQTKSFLVKKRDQEIQQLHQKAKSLVEQILSEETKCAKKLDDLYKFQIDSVDVESKGIRDNQCAVINLKRLSEEVLENGNSVQVNVLSKALTGCKKELQSFKSIPHSKETKTFTVQCNFLEKESVFLISEMIMSSTDSMCSNDSNGEIMQQDTHMHDDDVARYSDVSSEETMDSSCDEEVRLTASITFIGGLGKAYQKQKHGISLKENGSIEYCESPNEDSSCELCPEMDIKTIANVPTWPLHDYIMARSTRQDLRFDHRVGPYSPSNDGAIATQPYENITHPSFCPPYAVTFSLTPQQTICISNGKNQGRTDVSAMVVGGNQMLLVDRGSKTVKQIDQSLRAKSTLFIDELSTHPLHSLAFLNSYIVFVCGTHACVSDENLTLLRSFQLVQDQYQGQGETYLPLCKFSDTSFVVGNLPGPLLRIYDILGQLEVEVVSPVRGATVAIVQNRYGNLLFSSWEDGGFVLEVQKNFQIIRTYKPYGIPLWHPEDMSVDNTGRVFITDPVLNHIHGFNSVGIPLFVYSTTNDGLMFPRCICAVEGDSCVVTGQNGKITLYKLIYLR; this is translated from the coding sequence ATGTCCAGTCTTCATAGACCTAAGGTACAGAGTATTCCCGAAACGGGACATCATCACAACTGTCTATCTGGTGAGGAGAATATGTCGAAAAGCAACCTTCACGCACTGTACACAACGTGCATAGAGAATCTTGACGCTCTGAGTGGACAAAAGATTGGACAGCCCGTGGATTGTAGTTGTTGCGAGTTGAAGTCGGATGAAGAACCCAAATGTAAGGATTGTTCTGAAGCCTCTTGTCCACCTTGTAGGACGGGGACACGTTCATCCACCAGGGCATGTTCTGACTCAGCTGTTCCCCAAAAGGACAGGAAAGGCTTACCTCATGAGAGAGGGTCATGCTGTGTGTCTGTCCCATGTCTTGACCATCCTGGGTCTATATACAAGTACGTGTGTGAGACGTGCATTATTCCTGCATGTCCTGAGTGTGTTCACGGTCACCACTCGGATAACACATGTACTGTTCATCCTCTCGAAAACACACTGTCAATGAGGGAAAACAATCTTCAAGAGTCGACGATCAACATGGACAGAattttgtcatctttatctTCTTCAATTGcctgtctggaccaaacaaaatcatttctaGTTAAGAAACGTGACCAGGAAATTCAACAACTTCATCAAAAAGCAAAGTCACTTGTTGAACAGATACTGAGTGAGGAAACAAAATGTGCAAAGAAGTTGGATGATCTCTATAAATTTCAGATAGACTCTGTTGATGTAGAGTCAAAAGGTATCAGAGATAACCAATGTGCTGTCATAAACCTGAAACGTTTGTCTGAGGAGGTCCTGGAAAACGGTAACAGTGTTCAAGTGAATGTTTTATCAAAGGCCTTGACGGGTTGTAAGAAAGAGCTTCAGTCTTTTAAATCAATACCACATTCGAAGGAAACTAAAACCTTTACAGTTCAGTGTAACTTTCTCGAAAAGGAATCAGTGTTTCTAATATCCGAGATGATAATGTCCAGTACTGATTCTATGTGTTCGAATGATAGCAATGGTGAAATAATGCAACAGGACACCCATATGCATGATGACGATGTTGCTAGATATTCCGACGTGTCTTCGGAGGAAACAATGGATTCCTCTTGCGATGAAGAGGTCAGACTGACTGCATCCATAACTTTCATAGGAGGTTTAGGCAAAGCCTAccaaaaacagaaacatggtATAAGCTTGAAGGAAAATGGAAGTATCGAATACTGTGAGTCACCTAATGAAGATTCCTCTTGTGAACTTTGTCCTGAAATGGACATCAAAACGATTGCCAATGTACCAACGTGGCCGTTGCATGACTACATAATGGCCAGATCAACCCGTCAAGACCTGCGCTTTGACCATCGTGTTGGTCCATACTCACCCAGCAACGATGGTGCCATAGCTACCCAGCCATATGAAAATATCACACATCCAAGCTTCTGTCCACCTTATGCTGTGACATTTTCTTTGACACCGCAGCAGACAATATGTATCTCCAACGGTAAAAATCAAGGCAGAACAGATGTCAGTGCTATGGTGGTAGGTGGTAATCAGATGCTCCTCGTTGATAGAGGAAGCAAGACAGTAAAGCAGATTGACCAAAGCCTCAGAGCCAAGAGCACATTGTTCATCGATGAGTTGTCAACCCACCCCCTTCATTCACTGGCTTTCCTAAACAGCtacattgtgtttgtgtgtggaacTCACGCGTGTGTCAGTGACGAAAATCTCACGCTATTGAGAAGCTTCCAACTCGTGCAGGACCAATATCAAGGACAAGGAGAAACATACCTTCCTCTGTGTAAGTTCAGTGATACATCCTTTGTCGTCGGTAATTTGCCAGGACCTCTTCTTCGAATTTATGACATTCTAGGACAGCTTGAAGTGGAGGTTGTGTCTCCAGTCAGGGGAGCCACTGTGGCAATCGTTCAGAACCGTTATGGTAACCTTCTATTCAGTTCCTGGGAGGACGGGGGATTTGTCCTGGAGGTCCAGAAGAACTTCCAGATCATCCGAACGTACAAACCCTACGGCATACCATTATGGCATCCGGAGGATATGAGCGTTGATAATACCGGAAGGGTCTTCATTACCGATCCCGTGCTGAACCACATCCATGGTTTTAATTCTGTTGGGATTCCTCTTTTTGTGTACTCCACCACAAATGATGGGCTCATGTTTCCTAGGTGCATTTGTGCTGTGGAAGGTGACTCTTGTGTCGTAACCGGGCAAAATGGGAAGATAACATTATACAAGCTGATCTATCTTCGGTAG